The Microbacterium sp. KUDC0406 genome includes a window with the following:
- the araA gene encoding L-arabinose isomerase produces the protein MTRTPLTTSLDDYEVWFLTGSQHLYGPETLAQVAEQSQAIAGALDEASDVPVRIVWKPVLTDSAAIKRIALEANADDRVIGLVAWMHTFSPAKMWIAGLDALRKPLAHLHTQANVELPWTDIDFDFMNLNQAAHGDREFGYIQTRLGVPRKTIVGHHSDPRVRADLASWQRAAAGLAASRDLKLARFGDNMRFVAVTEGDKTEAELRLGVQVNTWGVNELADAVHAASSAEIDALVHEYEELYDVVPELRRSGDRHESLRYGAAVELGLRSFLEEGGFGAFTTSFEDLGALRQLPGLAVQRLMAEGYGFGAEGDWKTAILVRVANVMGAGLPGGASLMEDYTYDLTPGDELILGAHMLEVSPSLTSAKPTLEVHPLGIGGKEDPVRLVFTADPGPAVVVAMSDMRDRFRLTANMVENVEPRAALPKLPVGRAVWKPAPDFRTSAAAWLTAGAAHHTVMSNAVGIEVFRDFAEMAELELLVIDEDTTLPGFQEQVRWNQAYYRLAQGL, from the coding sequence ATGACCCGCACCCCGCTCACCACCTCGCTCGACGACTACGAGGTCTGGTTCCTCACCGGCAGCCAGCATCTCTACGGGCCCGAGACGCTCGCGCAGGTCGCCGAGCAGTCCCAGGCGATCGCCGGGGCACTCGATGAGGCGTCCGACGTGCCGGTGCGCATCGTCTGGAAGCCGGTGCTCACCGACTCCGCAGCCATCAAGCGGATCGCCCTCGAGGCCAACGCCGACGACCGTGTCATCGGCCTGGTCGCGTGGATGCACACCTTCAGCCCGGCGAAGATGTGGATCGCAGGGCTCGACGCCCTGCGCAAGCCGCTCGCGCACCTGCACACGCAGGCGAACGTGGAGCTGCCGTGGACGGACATCGACTTCGACTTCATGAACCTCAACCAGGCCGCGCACGGCGACCGCGAGTTCGGGTACATCCAGACCCGCCTCGGCGTGCCGCGCAAGACGATCGTCGGCCACCACAGCGACCCGCGGGTGCGCGCGGACCTCGCGAGCTGGCAGCGCGCTGCGGCGGGCCTGGCAGCCTCACGCGACCTCAAGCTCGCGCGCTTCGGCGACAACATGCGCTTCGTCGCGGTCACCGAGGGCGACAAGACCGAGGCCGAGCTGCGGCTCGGCGTGCAGGTCAACACCTGGGGGGTGAACGAGCTGGCGGATGCCGTGCACGCGGCATCCTCAGCCGAGATCGACGCCCTCGTCCACGAGTACGAGGAGCTCTACGACGTGGTTCCCGAACTGCGCCGCAGCGGCGACCGCCACGAGTCGCTGCGCTACGGCGCGGCCGTCGAACTCGGCCTGCGGTCGTTCCTCGAGGAGGGTGGCTTCGGCGCTTTCACCACCTCGTTCGAGGACCTCGGTGCGCTGCGGCAGCTGCCCGGTCTCGCCGTGCAGCGCCTGATGGCCGAGGGGTACGGCTTCGGCGCCGAGGGCGACTGGAAGACCGCCATCCTCGTGCGCGTCGCCAACGTCATGGGCGCGGGCCTCCCCGGCGGGGCGAGCCTGATGGAGGACTACACCTACGACCTCACTCCCGGCGATGAACTGATCCTGGGCGCGCACATGCTCGAGGTCTCGCCGTCGCTCACCTCGGCGAAGCCCACCCTCGAGGTGCATCCGCTCGGCATCGGCGGCAAGGAGGATCCGGTGCGCCTGGTCTTCACCGCCGATCCCGGCCCTGCCGTGGTCGTCGCGATGAGCGACATGCGCGACCGTTTCCGGCTCACCGCGAACATGGTCGAGAACGTCGAGCCGCGGGCCGCCCTGCCGAAGCTGCCGGTCGGTCGCGCGGTCTGGAAGCCCGCACCCGACTTCCGCACCAGTGCGGCCGCGTGGCTGACCGCGGGCGCCGCGCATCACACCGTGATGTCGAACGCGGTCGGCATCGAGGTGTTCCGCGACTTCGCCGAGATGGCCGAGCTCGAGCTGCTCGTCATCGACGAGGACACCACGCTGCCCGGGTTCCAGGAGCAGGTGCGCTGGAACCAGGCCTACTACCGGCTCGCGCAGGGGCTGTGA
- a CDS encoding xylulokinase translates to MSADAIRSGRTALGIELGSTRIKACLIDADSHEVLATGFHDWENRFEDRLWTYSLDAVWGGLQEAYSGLVSDTYDRYGVRPTSFGAMGVSAMMHGYLAFDESDELLVPFRTWRNTNTGPAAAELTELLGVNIPLRWSVAHLRQAQLDAEPHAGSVRFLTTLAGYVHWRLTGRRVLGVGDASGMFPIDSGARDYDPTLLERFDAHSGGGLRALLPEVLVAGQDAGALTPEGAALLDPSGALQPGIPLCPPEGDAGTGMVATNAVAPRTGNVSAGTSIFAMVVLERPLAAVHHELDLVTTPAGDAVAMVHCNNGASELAAWAGMFGRFAAASGSPLSSDAVFETLFGEALDGEADAGGLIAYNHLAGEPIAGLDEGRPLFVRTPDSRFTLANAMRAQLYGVFGTLALGMRVLADEGVALDRMYAHGGMFRTAGVAQRFLAGALNAPVAVGDTAAEGGAWGIAVLAAHLGSGRPLADYLDDLVFSGAGIRVVKPDPADVAGYSAYLDRYRAGLAIEAAAVNALP, encoded by the coding sequence ATGAGCGCCGACGCGATCCGCTCCGGCCGCACCGCCCTCGGCATCGAGCTCGGCTCGACCCGCATCAAGGCCTGCCTGATCGACGCGGACAGTCATGAGGTGCTCGCCACCGGATTCCACGACTGGGAGAACCGGTTCGAGGACCGGCTGTGGACCTACTCCCTCGACGCCGTCTGGGGCGGCCTGCAGGAGGCGTACTCCGGTCTGGTCTCGGACACCTACGACCGGTATGGCGTTCGTCCCACCTCCTTCGGCGCGATGGGCGTCTCGGCGATGATGCACGGCTACCTCGCCTTCGACGAGTCCGACGAGTTGCTCGTCCCGTTCCGCACCTGGCGCAACACCAACACCGGCCCGGCCGCCGCAGAGCTCACCGAGCTGCTGGGCGTGAACATCCCGCTGCGCTGGTCGGTCGCGCACCTGCGGCAGGCGCAGCTCGACGCCGAACCGCACGCCGGCTCGGTGCGCTTCCTCACCACGCTCGCCGGCTACGTGCACTGGCGGCTCACCGGGCGACGCGTCCTGGGTGTCGGCGACGCCTCCGGCATGTTTCCGATCGACTCCGGCGCCCGCGACTACGACCCGACGCTGCTCGAGCGCTTCGACGCGCACTCCGGCGGCGGCCTGCGCGCGCTGCTGCCGGAGGTGCTCGTCGCCGGCCAGGATGCCGGAGCGCTGACGCCGGAGGGAGCCGCACTGCTCGACCCGAGCGGCGCCCTGCAGCCCGGCATCCCGCTCTGCCCGCCGGAAGGGGATGCCGGAACCGGCATGGTCGCCACGAACGCCGTGGCTCCCCGCACCGGCAACGTGTCCGCCGGCACGAGCATCTTCGCGATGGTCGTGCTGGAGCGTCCGCTGGCGGCCGTCCACCACGAGCTCGACCTCGTCACCACCCCCGCCGGCGACGCCGTCGCGATGGTGCACTGCAACAACGGCGCCAGCGAGCTGGCGGCCTGGGCTGGCATGTTCGGTCGGTTCGCCGCGGCATCCGGCTCTCCGCTCTCGAGCGACGCCGTCTTCGAGACGCTGTTCGGCGAGGCGCTGGACGGAGAGGCGGATGCCGGCGGTCTGATCGCCTACAACCACCTCGCCGGAGAGCCGATCGCGGGGCTCGACGAGGGGCGTCCGCTTTTCGTACGCACGCCCGACAGCCGCTTCACCCTCGCCAACGCCATGCGCGCCCAGCTGTACGGGGTGTTCGGCACCCTCGCCCTCGGCATGCGCGTGCTCGCCGACGAGGGGGTCGCCCTCGACCGGATGTATGCCCACGGTGGAATGTTCCGCACGGCGGGTGTCGCCCAGCGCTTCCTCGCCGGGGCGCTGAACGCCCCGGTCGCCGTCGGCGACACCGCCGCAGAGGGCGGGGCCTGGGGCATCGCCGTGCTCGCCGCCCACCTCGGCTCCGGCCGGCCCCTGGCCGATTATCTCGACGACCTGGTTTTCTCCGGCGCCGGCATCCGCGTCGTCAAACCCGACCCCGCCGACGTCGCCGGCTACTCCGCCTACCTCGACCGCTACCGCGCCGGCCTCGCCATCGAGGCCGCCGCCGTCAACGCCCTCCCGTGA
- a CDS encoding LacI family DNA-binding transcriptional regulator, whose amino-acid sequence MSENAEARPRAVGVRDVAALAGVSRQTVSRVLNEHPDVAPETRDRVVAAMDELGYRMNNAARALGTRRTRTIGVLASDALQYGPSRSIAAIEASAREAGYWVSTAYADSGDADSVRAAIEHLRAQAVDGLVVFAPHARTLDVLKDLDTGIPTVALHTADCSAHSVDQVAGARLAVAALADAGHRRIAHLAGPADWLEAEARASGYEAELAARGLGFRMTVCGDWTARSGYEAAAEVRASGATAVFAGNDQMALGLITGLRESGVDVPADVSVVGFDDTPDAEYFWPPLTTVRQDFDELARRAVAALVGEGEAIASAPVAPVAPVLITRASVASPR is encoded by the coding sequence GTGAGTGAGAACGCCGAGGCCAGGCCGCGCGCCGTCGGCGTGCGCGACGTCGCAGCTCTCGCCGGGGTGTCCCGGCAGACCGTCTCGCGCGTGCTCAACGAGCACCCGGACGTCGCGCCCGAGACACGCGACCGCGTCGTCGCGGCGATGGACGAGCTGGGCTACCGGATGAACAACGCGGCCCGTGCTCTGGGCACGCGCCGGACCCGCACGATCGGGGTGCTCGCCTCGGACGCGCTGCAGTACGGACCCTCGCGCAGCATCGCCGCGATCGAGGCGTCGGCCCGCGAAGCCGGGTACTGGGTGTCCACGGCCTACGCCGACTCCGGCGACGCCGACTCGGTGCGTGCGGCGATCGAGCACCTGCGCGCGCAGGCCGTCGACGGTCTCGTGGTGTTCGCGCCGCACGCGCGCACGCTCGACGTGCTGAAGGACCTCGACACCGGTATCCCGACCGTCGCGCTGCACACCGCGGACTGCTCCGCGCACTCGGTCGATCAGGTCGCCGGCGCGCGGCTCGCGGTCGCCGCACTGGCGGATGCCGGGCATCGGCGCATCGCGCACCTCGCGGGCCCGGCGGACTGGCTCGAGGCCGAGGCCCGGGCATCCGGGTACGAGGCGGAGCTCGCGGCGCGAGGGCTGGGCTTCCGGATGACGGTGTGCGGCGACTGGACCGCACGATCCGGGTACGAGGCGGCTGCCGAGGTACGCGCCTCGGGCGCGACAGCGGTGTTCGCGGGCAACGACCAGATGGCCCTCGGGCTGATCACCGGGCTGCGCGAGTCGGGTGTCGACGTGCCGGCTGACGTCAGCGTCGTCGGCTTCGACGACACCCCGGATGCCGAGTACTTCTGGCCTCCGCTCACGACCGTGCGGCAGGACTTCGACGAGCTCGCCCGCCGCGCCGTCGCGGCGCTGGTCGGGGAGGGCGAGGCGATCGCATCCGCGCCGGTCGCACCGGTCGCGCCCGTGCTGATCACCCGCGCATCCGTCGCCTCGCCTCGCTGA
- a CDS encoding ABC transporter permease yields MTTASDTSFWRALIHKPFFWGIVAIIALLALNLIKDPAYLAISLNPDNGRLVGNVIDILRQAAPIMMISVGMSLVIATGGIDLSVGSLMAVAGAVSMEFLSGADGSLGAALTAIVLTLVITGILGAVNGVLVAYVGLQPFIATLVLMLAGRGLAKVITGGQNTNASNDAFRWIANGFVLGLPVVFLLALLIVIAVGWVVRRSALGLMIEAIGINPKASRMAGIKPKGLLLTVYIISGVLAGIAGIMAVGSVMTVDVSRTGYQLELDAILAVVIGGASLAGGKFSLSGAFVGALLIATLDKTVLYLGVSSSATPAFKAIVIIVLCLLQSERVRGWFRARKTSAPAAPSAPVKEEVAA; encoded by the coding sequence ATGACCACCGCATCCGACACGTCGTTCTGGCGTGCACTCATCCACAAGCCGTTCTTCTGGGGCATCGTGGCGATCATCGCCCTGCTTGCGCTGAACCTCATCAAGGATCCGGCGTACCTGGCCATCTCGCTGAATCCCGACAACGGCCGCCTGGTCGGCAACGTGATCGACATCCTTCGACAGGCCGCGCCGATCATGATGATCTCGGTGGGGATGTCGCTGGTCATCGCGACCGGCGGCATCGACCTCTCCGTCGGCTCGCTGATGGCAGTCGCCGGTGCGGTGTCGATGGAGTTCCTCAGCGGTGCAGACGGATCGCTCGGCGCCGCGCTCACAGCCATCGTGCTGACGCTGGTGATCACCGGCATCCTCGGCGCCGTCAACGGCGTGCTGGTGGCCTACGTCGGCCTGCAGCCCTTCATCGCGACGCTGGTGCTGATGCTCGCAGGCCGGGGACTGGCGAAGGTGATCACCGGCGGGCAGAACACGAACGCGTCCAACGACGCGTTCCGCTGGATCGCGAACGGCTTTGTGCTGGGGCTGCCCGTGGTGTTCCTGCTCGCGCTGCTGATCGTGATCGCGGTCGGCTGGGTGGTGCGCCGCAGCGCGCTGGGGCTGATGATCGAGGCGATCGGCATCAACCCGAAGGCCAGCCGGATGGCAGGCATCAAGCCGAAGGGGCTGCTGCTGACGGTGTACATCATCAGCGGTGTGCTCGCCGGCATCGCCGGGATCATGGCCGTCGGCAGCGTGATGACGGTCGACGTCTCGCGCACCGGCTACCAGCTCGAACTCGACGCGATCCTCGCCGTCGTGATCGGCGGCGCATCGCTCGCCGGCGGCAAGTTCTCCCTCAGCGGCGCCTTCGTCGGCGCCCTGCTGATCGCGACGCTCGACAAGACGGTGCTCTACCTGGGGGTCTCCTCATCGGCCACCCCTGCGTTCAAGGCGATAGTGATCATCGTGCTCTGCCTGCTGCAGTCCGAGCGTGTGCGCGGCTGGTTCCGGGCACGCAAGACATCCGCACCCGCGGCGCCCAGCGCCCCGGTGAAAGAGGAGGTGGCGGCATGA
- a CDS encoding L-ribulose-5-phosphate 4-epimerase: MTTYSAEIEQAIADVRADVARLHGELVRYGLVVWTGGNVSGRVPGSDLFVIKPSGVSYDDLAPENMILCDLDGNVMPGTPGSERSPSSDTAAHAYVYRHMPEVGGVVHTHSTYAVAWAARGEEIPCVITAMADEFGGPIPIGPFAIIGDDSIGRGIVDTLSGHRSRAVLMQNHGPFTIGVNAKDAVKAAVMVEDVARTVHHAREAGPLIPIPQESIDRLYDRYQNVYGQNADARR; encoded by the coding sequence ATGACGACTTACTCCGCAGAGATCGAGCAGGCGATCGCCGACGTCCGCGCCGACGTGGCCCGCCTGCACGGCGAGCTCGTGCGCTACGGCCTGGTGGTCTGGACCGGCGGGAACGTCTCGGGCCGCGTGCCGGGCTCCGACCTCTTCGTGATCAAGCCCTCTGGCGTCAGCTACGACGACCTCGCACCCGAGAACATGATCCTCTGCGACCTCGACGGCAACGTCATGCCCGGCACGCCCGGCAGCGAGCGCTCGCCGTCCAGCGACACCGCGGCCCACGCTTACGTGTACCGACACATGCCCGAGGTCGGCGGTGTCGTGCACACCCACTCCACCTACGCGGTCGCCTGGGCGGCGCGGGGCGAGGAGATCCCCTGCGTGATCACCGCGATGGCCGACGAGTTCGGCGGCCCGATCCCGATCGGTCCGTTCGCGATCATCGGCGACGACTCGATCGGCCGCGGCATCGTCGACACGCTGAGCGGCCATCGCAGCCGCGCCGTGCTGATGCAGAACCACGGCCCGTTCACGATCGGCGTGAACGCGAAGGATGCCGTCAAGGCGGCCGTCATGGTCGAGGACGTCGCCCGCACCGTGCATCACGCCCGCGAGGCCGGTCCGCTCATCCCCATCCCGCAGGAGAGCATCGACAGACTCTACGACCGGTACCAGAACGTCTACGGTCAGAACGCGGACGCCCGCCGATGA
- a CDS encoding ABC transporter permease encodes MTVLTATDTRRETPAFTDRIRRAVQANPSVLPTVASVVIFVGMIVYGEIAYGRIVQASTLSNLLINNAHLIVLAVALTFVILTGGIDLSVGSIIALSSVAGVMLANAGWNAFAVIIVMVLLGTVTGLVSGILIRFFNVQPFIATLAMMFLARGLASLLSTKAERLGEESPIRWLGEQIKVVDGPKVNDLVITPAVIIAVLVVAVAFFVLHRTRTGRTVYAIGGSESSALLMGLPVHRTKVLVYVISGTLAGIAAVLYTARIGTAQNITGIGWELDAIAAAVIGGTVLTGGYGYVLGSVIGALVLGLMNVLITRDGGIPPEMTTIITGGILLVFVLLQRAVTRKRE; translated from the coding sequence ATGACCGTCCTCACAGCGACCGACACACGGCGCGAGACCCCGGCTTTCACAGACCGCATCCGCCGCGCCGTACAGGCGAACCCCTCGGTGCTTCCGACGGTGGCCTCCGTGGTCATCTTCGTCGGCATGATCGTCTACGGCGAGATCGCCTACGGCCGCATCGTCCAGGCCAGCACGCTGTCGAATCTGCTGATCAACAATGCGCACCTCATCGTGCTCGCGGTGGCGCTGACGTTCGTCATCCTGACCGGCGGCATCGACCTGTCGGTCGGATCGATCATCGCGCTCTCCTCGGTGGCAGGCGTCATGCTGGCGAACGCCGGATGGAACGCGTTCGCGGTCATCATCGTGATGGTCCTCCTCGGTACCGTGACGGGCCTGGTCTCCGGCATCCTGATCCGCTTCTTCAACGTGCAGCCGTTCATCGCGACGCTCGCGATGATGTTCCTCGCCCGCGGCCTCGCCTCGCTGCTGAGCACCAAGGCGGAGCGGCTGGGCGAGGAGTCGCCGATCCGCTGGCTGGGCGAGCAGATCAAGGTGGTCGACGGTCCGAAGGTGAACGACCTCGTCATCACGCCGGCGGTCATCATCGCCGTTCTCGTCGTCGCGGTGGCGTTCTTCGTGCTGCACCGCACCCGCACCGGGCGCACCGTGTACGCGATCGGCGGGTCCGAGAGCTCGGCGCTGCTGATGGGCCTGCCGGTGCACCGCACGAAGGTGCTGGTGTACGTGATCAGCGGCACGCTCGCCGGCATCGCGGCCGTGCTCTACACGGCACGCATCGGCACGGCGCAGAACATCACCGGCATCGGCTGGGAGCTCGATGCCATCGCCGCAGCCGTCATCGGCGGGACGGTGCTGACCGGCGGCTACGGCTACGTGCTCGGCTCTGTGATCGGCGCGCTCGTGCTCGGCCTGATGAACGTGCTCATCACCCGAGACGGAGGCATCCCTCCCGAGATGACGACGATCATCACCGGCGGCATCCTGCTCGTGTTCGTGCTCCTGCAGCGGGCGGTGACCCGCAAGCGGGAATGA